A DNA window from Sphingomonas changnyeongensis contains the following coding sequences:
- a CDS encoding DUF934 domain-containing protein yields the protein MADQLLRLRDDDPAEEPAVTLDAFLAQADAGAVRIEPGDDARALLPHLQRLRLIEIAFPGFRDGRGYSAARILREHGYAGELRAEGDVLIDQIVPMRRAGFDSFAPRVPIDRAAVDTALARYRHVYQAAADDRAPVWKLRHG from the coding sequence ATGGCTGATCAGCTGCTCAGGCTGCGCGACGACGACCCCGCCGAAGAGCCGGCGGTGACGCTGGATGCCTTTCTTGCCCAGGCCGATGCCGGCGCGGTCCGGATCGAGCCGGGCGACGATGCCCGCGCGCTGCTGCCCCATCTGCAGCGGCTGCGACTCATCGAAATCGCCTTTCCGGGCTTTCGCGACGGGCGCGGCTATTCGGCGGCGCGCATCCTGCGCGAACATGGCTATGCCGGCGAACTGCGCGCCGAGGGCGATGTGCTGATCGACCAGATCGTGCCGATGCGCCGGGCGGGGTTCGACAGCTTTGCCCCGCGCGTGCCGATCGACCGGGCGGCGGTCGATACGGCGCTCGCGCGCTATCGCCATGTCTATCAGGCGGCCGCCGATGACCGGGCGCCGGTGTGGAAGCTGCGCCATGGCTGA
- the cobA gene encoding uroporphyrinogen-III C-methyltransferase: protein MTGASSSPGARQGRVWLVGAGPGDPDLLTLKAARLLAEADLLVHDGLVDPRILDMSPAPRVSVAKSRSRHSMPQEEINALLVAEARAGRRVVRLKGGDPFIFGRGGEEAEACQAAGIAVEVVPGVSAALGCAAEAMLPLTHRNWSSAVSFVAGQCKGLADQDWSGLAGQGRTLVIYMGVATGADIADKLIADGVSPAMPVAVLERGTRPGSRALRTLLADLGGLIERARVASPALIVVGEVAALGRAQDMLALADAHPAVTAAVTAAVTAGARA from the coding sequence ATGACAGGTGCATCCTCTTCACCCGGCGCCCGACAGGGGCGCGTCTGGCTGGTGGGCGCGGGCCCCGGCGATCCGGACCTGCTGACGCTGAAGGCCGCCCGGCTGCTGGCCGAGGCCGATCTGCTCGTCCATGACGGGCTGGTCGATCCCCGGATCCTCGACATGAGCCCGGCACCGCGCGTGTCGGTCGCCAAATCGCGCAGCCGCCATTCGATGCCGCAGGAGGAGATCAACGCCCTGCTGGTCGCCGAGGCGCGTGCGGGCCGCCGCGTCGTCCGGCTGAAGGGCGGCGATCCGTTCATCTTCGGCCGCGGCGGCGAAGAGGCCGAAGCCTGCCAAGCAGCGGGCATCGCGGTCGAGGTGGTGCCCGGCGTGTCCGCCGCGCTCGGCTGCGCGGCGGAGGCGATGCTGCCCCTCACCCATCGCAACTGGTCGAGCGCGGTCAGCTTCGTCGCCGGCCAGTGCAAGGGGCTGGCCGATCAGGACTGGTCTGGCCTGGCCGGGCAGGGCCGCACGCTCGTCATCTATATGGGCGTCGCGACCGGGGCCGACATTGCCGACAAGCTGATCGCCGACGGCGTGTCGCCGGCTATGCCGGTCGCCGTGCTCGAACGCGGCACCCGGCCGGGGTCGCGGGCGCTCCGCACGCTGCTTGCCGATCTGGGCGGGCTGATCGAGCGGGCGCGCGTCGCCAGCCCGGCGCTGATCGTGGTAGGCGAAGTCGCGGCGCTCGGCCGCGCGCAGGACATGCTGGCGCTGGCAGACGCGCACCCAGCGGTAACGGCGGCGGTGACGGCGGCGGTGACGGCGGGGGCGCGGGCATGA
- the astD gene encoding succinylglutamate-semialdehyde dehydrogenase — protein sequence MTPELLSLEPATGAELWRAPVSDVDHEVALARAAWVDWASRPFTVRMETLRRFANHVRAEAEKLADLIARETGKPLWEARTEVESVIAKVDISVSAYSERTGKKRLEGAMGAKMALRHKPHGVLAVLGPYNFPAHLPNGHIVPALLAGNAVVFKPSEKTPAVGAALVALYREAGIPEGVIRLVIGGPDQGRALAAHDGIDGLLFTGSARTGLALNRQFAETPEKILALEMGGNNPIIAWDTGDLGAAAALIVQSAFMSAGQRCTAARRLIVRDGLYEPLMAELLKLTERLIIDHPHATPAPFLGPVIDNDAADSLTEGFLALMMKGGRVIKHLERPDESRPFLKPGLIDMTGIADRPDAEMFGPVLQVVRVADFEAAIIEANATRYGLSAALIGGTPAHYDQFWANIRAGIVNWNRPTNGASSAAPFGGIGWSGNHRPSAYYAADYCAYPVVSTEAEQPRAAIGVGLADPATEKLS from the coding sequence ATGACGCCCGAGCTGCTGTCCCTTGAACCCGCGACCGGTGCCGAACTGTGGCGCGCCCCCGTCAGCGATGTCGATCACGAAGTGGCGCTGGCGCGCGCCGCATGGGTGGACTGGGCGTCGCGGCCCTTCACCGTGCGCATGGAAACGCTGCGCCGCTTCGCCAACCATGTCCGCGCCGAAGCCGAGAAGCTGGCCGACCTGATCGCGCGCGAGACGGGCAAGCCGCTGTGGGAAGCGCGCACCGAAGTCGAGAGCGTGATCGCCAAGGTCGACATCTCGGTCTCCGCCTATAGCGAGCGGACGGGCAAGAAGCGGCTGGAAGGCGCGATGGGCGCGAAGATGGCGCTCCGGCACAAGCCGCACGGCGTGCTGGCGGTGCTCGGCCCCTATAACTTTCCCGCCCATCTGCCCAACGGCCATATCGTGCCCGCCTTGCTTGCCGGCAATGCGGTGGTGTTCAAGCCGTCGGAAAAGACCCCGGCGGTCGGTGCGGCGCTGGTCGCGCTCTACCGCGAGGCGGGCATTCCCGAAGGCGTGATCCGGCTGGTCATCGGCGGGCCGGACCAGGGCCGGGCGCTTGCCGCCCATGACGGGATTGACGGGCTGCTGTTCACCGGCTCCGCGCGCACCGGCCTGGCGCTCAACCGCCAGTTTGCCGAGACGCCGGAGAAAATCCTGGCGCTGGAAATGGGCGGCAACAATCCGATCATCGCCTGGGACACCGGCGATCTGGGCGCGGCGGCGGCGCTGATCGTCCAGTCGGCGTTCATGTCGGCCGGGCAGCGCTGCACGGCGGCGCGGCGGCTGATCGTGCGCGACGGGCTTTACGAGCCGCTGATGGCCGAGCTTCTGAAGCTGACCGAGCGGCTGATCATCGACCATCCCCATGCGACGCCCGCGCCCTTTCTGGGCCCGGTGATCGACAATGATGCGGCCGACAGCCTGACCGAGGGGTTCCTCGCGCTGATGATGAAGGGCGGCCGGGTGATCAAGCATCTGGAACGCCCCGATGAAAGCCGCCCGTTCCTGAAACCGGGCCTCATCGACATGACCGGCATTGCCGACCGGCCCGATGCCGAAATGTTCGGCCCGGTGCTGCAGGTGGTGCGCGTCGCCGATTTCGAGGCGGCGATCATCGAGGCCAATGCCACGCGCTATGGCCTGTCGGCCGCGCTGATCGGCGGCACCCCGGCGCATTACGACCAGTTCTGGGCCAATATCCGGGCCGGGATCGTCAACTGGAACCGGCCGACCAACGGCGCGTCGTCCGCCGCGCCTTTTGGCGGGATCGGCTGGTCGGGCAATCACCGGCCAAGCGCCTATTATGCCGCCGATTACTGCGCCTATCCGGTCGTCTCGACCGAGGCCGAACAGCCGCGCGCGGCAATCGGCGTCGGGCTGGCCGATCCGGCCACTGAAAAGCTCAGCTAA
- a CDS encoding phosphoadenylyl-sulfate reductase, producing the protein MADPARAADRIDTAPAFTPADAAALEARFAGVATADMLAALLPELAGRVALVSSFGAESAVLLHLVAAVDRQVPLIFINTQKMFGQTLAYRDELAERLGFVDLRVFRPDPYQLALKDQTSLRWSYDPDGCCALRKVEPLDRALGGFDAWISGRKGFQAKTRVALPRFEIEDGRLKINPLADWSKGDLDAYFAAHELPRHPLEAEGYPSIGCSPCTSKVRPGEDPRAGRWRGWDKTECGIHGKGGADDPVF; encoded by the coding sequence ATGGCTGATCCCGCCCGCGCCGCCGACCGGATCGACACCGCCCCGGCCTTCACGCCTGCCGATGCCGCAGCACTCGAGGCGCGTTTTGCCGGGGTGGCGACGGCCGACATGCTGGCCGCGCTGCTGCCCGAACTGGCCGGGCGGGTGGCGCTCGTCTCCTCGTTCGGCGCCGAATCGGCGGTGCTGCTCCATCTGGTCGCGGCGGTCGACCGCCAGGTGCCGCTGATCTTCATCAACACCCAGAAGATGTTCGGGCAGACCCTTGCCTATCGCGACGAGCTGGCGGAACGGCTGGGCTTTGTCGACCTGCGGGTGTTCCGCCCCGACCCCTATCAGCTGGCGCTCAAGGACCAGACCAGCCTGCGCTGGTCCTATGACCCCGATGGCTGCTGCGCGCTCCGCAAGGTCGAGCCGCTCGACCGCGCGCTTGGCGGCTTCGATGCATGGATTTCGGGGCGCAAGGGCTTTCAGGCGAAAACGCGCGTCGCTTTGCCCCGCTTCGAGATCGAGGACGGACGGCTGAAGATCAATCCGCTTGCCGACTGGAGCAAGGGCGATCTCGACGCCTATTTCGCCGCGCACGAGCTGCCGCGCCATCCGCTCGAGGCCGAGGGCTATCCGTCGATCGGCTGCTCGCCCTGCACCAGCAAAGTCCGCCCGGGCGAAGACCCGCGCGCCGGGCGCTGGCGCGGCTGGGACAAGACCGAATGCGGCATCCACGGCAAGGGCGGCGCCGACGATCCGGTGTTCTAA
- a CDS encoding uracil-DNA glycosylase, translated as MISPENSLTPASPAPAISPWPQLEAPVDCPLCPRLAAFRDALRAEHPGWWNAPVPAFGDPGAWLAIIGLAPGKHGANRTGRPFTGDFAGDLLYETLIDFGLARGRYDARPDDGLVLDGAVILNAVKCLPPENKPTPAEANACRPFLARQLAALPQVRVLVALGQIAHQQLVRTCGGRQADFRFGHLAEHRLPGGQVLIDSYHCSRYNQNTGRLTPDMFARVFARAVAIGREPPVKA; from the coding sequence ATGATAAGCCCTGAAAACTCTCTGACGCCCGCATCGCCGGCCCCGGCGATCAGCCCATGGCCGCAGCTTGAGGCGCCGGTCGACTGTCCGCTGTGCCCGCGGCTGGCCGCGTTCAGGGATGCGCTCCGCGCCGAGCATCCGGGCTGGTGGAACGCGCCGGTGCCGGCCTTTGGCGATCCGGGGGCGTGGCTGGCGATCATCGGGCTGGCGCCCGGCAAGCATGGCGCCAACCGCACCGGCCGACCGTTCACCGGCGATTTCGCCGGCGATCTGCTGTATGAAACGCTCATCGATTTCGGGCTCGCCCGCGGGCGCTACGATGCCCGGCCCGATGACGGGCTGGTGCTCGACGGGGCGGTGATCCTGAACGCGGTCAAATGCCTGCCGCCGGAAAACAAGCCGACCCCGGCCGAGGCCAATGCCTGCCGCCCATTCCTCGCGCGCCAGCTGGCGGCGCTGCCGCAGGTCAGGGTGCTGGTCGCGCTCGGCCAGATCGCGCATCAGCAGCTGGTCCGCACCTGTGGCGGGCGGCAGGCCGATTTCCGCTTCGGCCATCTGGCCGAACACCGGCTGCCGGGCGGGCAGGTGTTGATCGACAGCTATCACTGCTCGCGCTACAATCAGAATACCGGGCGGCTGACGCCGGACATGTTCGCGCGCGTCTTTGCCCGCGCGGTGGCGATTGGCCGGGAACCGCCCGTCAAGGCCTGA
- a CDS encoding DUF2849 domain-containing protein, whose product MKLLTGNDLGSGDVIWWTGSGWSRHIADAVDVGQDGEAIAHREEGARRVNVPYVVDAVAGPDGPRPAHIKDRIRALGPTVRPDLSLQPADPGAGSWVI is encoded by the coding sequence ATGAAGCTGCTGACCGGAAACGATCTCGGCTCGGGCGATGTCATCTGGTGGACCGGCAGCGGCTGGTCGCGCCACATCGCCGACGCCGTCGATGTCGGCCAGGACGGCGAGGCGATCGCCCACCGCGAGGAAGGGGCGCGGCGGGTGAATGTGCCCTATGTCGTCGATGCGGTCGCCGGCCCCGACGGTCCACGCCCGGCCCATATCAAGGACCGCATCCGCGCGCTCGGCCCCACCGTCCGGCCCGACCTGTCGCTCCAGCCCGCCGATCCGGGTGCCGGCAGCTGGGTGATCTGA